One Proteobacteria bacterium CG1_02_64_396 DNA window includes the following coding sequences:
- a CDS encoding glucose-1-phosphate adenylyltransferase → MSQSVTQSTRDTLTILLAGGRGSRLDPLTRWRAKPAVHFGGKYRIIDFALSNVVNSGLRRIAVVTQYMSHSLQRHLQRGWNFFSPELGDFLEIWSAQQRAGMERWYEGTADALYHNLDIIREIRPRYVLLLAADHIYKMDYSLMVEAHIASGAQVTVGAIEVSKEEGKAFGVMHVDASQRILDFVEKPADPPTVPGRPDICLASMGIYVFNADYLLDALERDAVLIGSDHDFGKNVIPEAVQAGHAAAFPFVDRNKGEQAYWRDVGTIDAYFEANMDLISVSPQLNLYDATWPLYTLQIQSPPAKFVFADEDRAGTALDSIVSGGNIISGGRVERSVLAPNVRVNSFSLVEDSILFPEVDVGRHAKVRRAIVEKRIQIPAEVEIGYDLELERKRGFTVSAGGIVVVDPETIARPGFEW, encoded by the coding sequence ATGTCCCAATCGGTCACCCAATCGACCCGCGACACCCTGACCATTTTGCTGGCGGGGGGTCGGGGATCCCGTCTCGATCCGCTGACCCGCTGGCGGGCCAAACCGGCGGTTCACTTCGGCGGCAAGTACAGGATCATCGATTTCGCTTTGTCCAACGTGGTCAATTCGGGGCTGCGCCGCATCGCGGTAGTCACCCAGTACATGAGCCACTCGCTGCAACGTCACTTGCAACGGGGCTGGAATTTCTTCAGCCCCGAGCTGGGCGACTTTTTAGAGATCTGGTCGGCCCAGCAACGGGCCGGGATGGAGCGTTGGTACGAAGGGACCGCCGACGCCCTGTACCACAACCTCGACATCATTCGTGAAATCCGCCCCCGCTACGTGTTGCTGCTGGCCGCCGACCACATCTACAAGATGGATTACTCCTTGATGGTCGAGGCCCACATTGCCAGCGGCGCCCAGGTCACGGTGGGGGCGATCGAAGTCAGCAAAGAGGAGGGTAAGGCCTTCGGCGTCATGCATGTCGACGCCAGCCAACGCATCCTCGATTTTGTCGAGAAACCGGCCGATCCCCCCACCGTGCCGGGGCGGCCCGACATCTGTTTGGCCTCGATGGGAATCTACGTTTTCAACGCCGATTATCTGCTCGACGCCCTGGAGCGGGACGCCGTGCTGATCGGCTCGGACCACGATTTCGGCAAAAACGTCATCCCCGAAGCGGTGCAGGCGGGACACGCCGCCGCTTTCCCCTTTGTCGACCGCAACAAGGGGGAGCAGGCCTATTGGCGTGACGTTGGGACCATCGACGCCTACTTCGAAGCCAACATGGATCTGATCTCGGTCTCCCCCCAACTCAACCTCTACGACGCCACCTGGCCCCTCTACACCCTGCAAATCCAGTCGCCCCCCGCCAAGTTCGTCTTTGCCGACGAAGACCGAGCCGGAACGGCGCTCGATTCGATTGTCTCGGGGGGCAACATCATCTCGGGAGGGCGGGTAGAACGTTCCGTGCTCGCTCCCAACGTACGGGTGAATTCGTTCTCGCTGGTGGAGGACTCGATCCTCTTCCCCGAGGTCGACGTGGGTCGCCATGCCAAGGTGCGCCGCGCCATCGTCGAAAAGAGGATTCAGATTCCAGCCGAAGTCGAGATCGGTTACGACCTTGAGTTGGAGCGCAAACGGGGCTTCACGGTGAGCGCCGGGGGGATCGTGGTGGTCGACCCCGAGACCATCGCCCGCCCCGGTTTTGAGTGGTGA